A genomic segment from Drosophila willistoni isolate 14030-0811.24 chromosome 2L unlocalized genomic scaffold, UCI_dwil_1.1 Seg72.1, whole genome shotgun sequence encodes:
- the LOC6646123 gene encoding Na(+)/H(+) exchange regulatory cofactor NHE-RF1 isoform X1: MQIFNMGIHTQIYLLYTISRNMSSSPKTPTPPTLPPGVTKVCHIVKRPDFDGYGFNLHSEKVKPGQFIGKVDAKSPAEAAGLKEGDRILEVNSVSIGNETHKQVVARIKAIANEVRLLLIDVDGKAPVPQDAMTTSSPVSTPTTPPPPPSAVSVNGNGNRSPSAYEGTKQEMPGASANISSISMVSTKRSSNASSIQSGSTMNANDMDVVDRAMPIAVPPPVVPSSPQNGNKPPSSPINNNTLMATPPPPPSATTNMMNNGNGTVYSNTNGNGTSAGTPSPLPSPTSASAAANVNRAGSLNLPLTAAEMRAKLASKKKYDPKNESVDLKKKFEIIQKL; encoded by the coding sequence ACACAATCAGCAGAAACATGTCCAGTTCACCCAAAACGCCAACGCCACCCACATTGCCGCCGGGAGTGACGAAAGTGTGTCACATTGTCAAGCGACCCGATTTCGATGGCTATGGCTTCAATTTGCATTCGGAGAAAGTGAAACCTGGACAATTTATAGGCAAAGTTGACGCCAAATCGCCAGCTGAAGCAGCAGGCCTTAAAGAGGGTGACCGCATCCTCGAGGTGAACAGTGTTTCCATTGGCAATGAGACGCACAAACAAGTGGTGGCTCGTATTAAGGCCATTGCGAATGAAGTGCGTTTGCTGCTGATCGATGTTGATGGCAAGGCTCCTGTGCCACAGGACGCAATGACGACGTCATCGCCCGTGTCCACACCAACaactccaccaccaccaccatcggCAGTCAGTGTGAATGGTAATGGAAATCGATCGCCATCGGCCTATGAGGGTACCAAACAAGAGATGCCCGGTGCCAGTGCCAATATAAGTAGCATTAGCATGGTCAGTACCAAACGATCATCGAATGCCAGTAGCATTCAAAGTGGCAGCACTATGAATGCCAACGATATGGATGTGGTCGACAGAGCCATGCCCATTGCAGTGCCACCGCCCGTTGTTCCATCCAGTCCGCAAAATGGCAACAAGCCCCCCTCATCGCCCATCAATAATAATACATTGATGGCCACGCCACCGCCGCCTCCATCGGCCACCACAAACATGATGAACAATGGCAATGGCACGGTCTATAGCAACACAAATGGTAATGGTACCTCCGCAGGGACACCATCGCCATTGCCATCACCGACATCCGCATCCGCAGCAGCTAATGTTAACCGAGCGGGTAGCCTGAATTTGCCTTTAACAGCCGCCGAAATGCGGGCGAAATTGGCATCGAAAAAGAAATATGATCCCAAAAATGAGAGTGTGGATCTTAAGAAGAAAttcgaaattatacaaaaactcTGA
- the LOC6646276 gene encoding uncharacterized protein LOC6646276, with protein sequence MKRTSTASTPSLMGSPVKTPKYVLHSGSSSSPVTSLGVAINSLPPNTIIKATTRPSATPPSGTSSPASSTSHPTVSAAPRVASVVRQAVFTKRDMPQRTMRSMTLTLIENSPLLHLGIVREHMTILKRHICRIANVTHLDCCITLRKLRQNEPFALLAEYFELSESDVEETFKRTLIRLARCMRALICWPNTQQFYDRLKQTPVDYRANLLHVRSLIECVETDVWKPLEFACSSYKFILCINTNGIVSYISPAFPGECDDLQMFEATNFNDIIPNYLTLCAEPGQAVQRERRDPQMEDEYGEEDDFRSESKQPALTKFEAQRLTGELAQQQSLSIIDGCLISKKAPSMQLPTLRNSEPAPACRLQMQDAIDRLREYKILEHNAIQQKSLLGYLNELLIVVAGLCNLKRQGL encoded by the exons atgaagcgAACCAGCACAGCATCGACCCCATCATTAATGGGAT CTCCTGTGAAGACACCAAAGTATGTGTTGCATTCGGGAAGCTCCAGTTCACCGGTCACATCTCTGGGAGTAGCCATCAATTCGTTACCACCGAATACCATAATTAAGGCCACCACTAGACCATCAGCAACTCCTCCTTCTGGTACTAGTTCACCCGCCTCCAGTACATCCCATCCGACAGTGTCAGCTGCTCCTCGTGTCGCATCTGTAGTTCGTCAGGCTGTCTTCACCAAACGGGATATGCCACAACGAACTATGCGCAGCATGACCCTTACTTTGATTGAGAACTCTCCACTGCTTCACCTGGGCATAGTTAGGGAGCATATGACTATACTGAAGCGTCACATATGCCGGATTGCCAATGTCACACATTTGGATTGTTGCATTACCCTAAGGAAGTTGCGTCAGAATGAGCCATTCGCCCTGCTGGCTGAATACTTTGAGTTGAGCGAATCAGATGTAGAGGAAACTTTCAAGCGTACCCTCATCCGACTGGCTCGTTGTATGCGTGCTTTGATCTGCTGGCCGAATACTCAACAGTTTTACGATAGACTGAAGCAAACACCCGTGGATTATCGAGCCAATCTTTTGCATGTTCGTTCGCTAATTGAGTGCGTTGAGACGGATGTGTGGAAACCCTTGGAATTTGCTTGCTCCAGCTATAAGTTTATCCTGTGTATCAATACAAATG GCATTGTCAGTTACATCTCGCCAGCATTTCCCGGTGAATGTGATGATCTGCAGATGTTTGAGGCCACCAATTTCAATGATATTATACCCAATTATCTGACTTTATGCGCTGAACCAGGTCAGGCAGTTCAACGTGAGCGAAGGGATCCCCAAATGGAGGATGAATATGGCGAAGAGGATGATTTTCGATCCGAATCAAAGCAACCAGCATTAACTAAATTTGAGGCACAACGGCTGACTGGTGAACTGGCCCAGCAGCAATCATTATCGATTATTGATGGCTGCTTAATCTCCAAGAAGGCTCCATCCATGCAGCTGCCCACTTTGCGTAATTCAGAACCAGCTCCCGCCTGTCGATTGCAAATGCAAGACGCCATTGATAGACTGAGAGAGTATAAGATCTTGGAACACAATGCCATACAACAGAAGTCGTTGTTGGGCTATCTAAATGAGCTGCTTATAGTTGTTGCCGGACTCTGTAATCTCAAGAGGCAGGGTCTATAA
- the LOC6646274 gene encoding bcl-2-related ovarian killer protein homolog B isoform X2 produces the protein MPGTSYPTNNDNFSNGFPMATTQSERLLQAQNRRKFSFPATLHSASLLEVGQRDVTATRRRLSNVSDVVTRKLSYTIGWKAAQIPAQDIITQGRCLCGHYIKRRLRRSGLFNKKLGFQRIRSIMGSTSMGVVRDVFPAVQVLGDELERMHPRVYNGVARQICRNPGGEFQSSDAVSLLIGAVGRELFRVDITWSKVISLFAIAGGLSVDCVRQGHPEYLPKLMESVSEVIEDELVPWINDNGGWSGINTHVLPTTNSLNPLEWTTLIIGVVFGFILIFMFLRFIISTLIPKIYQRFTS, from the exons ATGCCTGGCACTTCGTATCCCACAAATAATGATAATTTCAGCAACGGTTTTCCCATGGCCACCACTCAAAGTGAACGATTGCTGCAGGCTCAGAATCGTAGGAAATTCAGTTTTCCGGCTACCCTACATTCCGCATCGCTTCTGGAGGTGGGCCAAAGGGATGTCACAGCGACGCGGCGTCGTCTGAGCAATGTCAGTGATGTGGTCACAAGGAAACTATCCTATACCATTGGCTGGAAGGCGGCACAAATTCCAGCCCAGGATATCATAACTCAG GGACGTTGTCTTTGTGGCCATTATATCAAGAGGCGTTTAAGACGCTCGGGTTTGTTTAATAAGAAATTGGGTTTCCAGCGTATTAGAAGTATTATGGGTTCCACATCAATGGGCGTGGTACGTGATGTCTTTCCAGCTGTTCAAGTG TTGGGTGATGAGCTGGAGCGTATGCATCCTCGTGTCTATAATGGTGTGGCCAGGCAAATCTGTCGCAATCCTGGTGGTGAATTTCAAAGTTCTGATGCTGTTAGCCTGTTAATAGGCGCCGTGGGTCGAGAACTATTTCGCGTTGATATCACCTGGAGCAAGGTCATCTCTTTATTTGCCATTGCCGGTGGTCTATCGGTGGACTGTGTTCGTCAAGGGCATCCGGAATATTTGCCCAAACTAATGGAGAGTGTATCCGAGGTCATCGAAGATGAGCTAGTACCCTGGATCAATGATAATGGTGGTTGG AGCGGCATCAATACCCATGTCTTACCCACAACCAACAGTCTCAATCCTTTAGAATGGACCACATTAATAATTGGtgtggtttttggttttattttaattttcatgttCTTACGTTTCATTATAAGCACGCTAATACCCAAAATATATCAACGATTCACAAGTTGA
- the LOC6646273 gene encoding electron transfer flavoprotein subunit alpha, mitochondrial, translated as MFASNTRNLMRSSFLQRCKSTLVVAEHNNDALNPITLNTISAAKKIGGDVTVLVAGTKCGSVSEAVGKVEGVSKVLVAENAAFNGFTAESLTPLVLAAQSQFKFTHILAGASAFGKNVLPRVAAKLDVSPISEIIDVKSEDTFVRTIYAGNAILTLKSKDPVKVITVRGTNFPPAATTGGSGAVEQAPAGDYASSLSEFVSQELTKSDRPELTGAKVIVSGGRGLKSGDNFKLLYDLADKFGAAVGASRAAVDAGFVPNDLQIGQTGKIVAPELYIAVGISGAIQHLAGMKDSKTIVAINKDPEAPIFQVADIGLVADLFKAVPELTGKL; from the exons ATGTTTGCTAGCAACACAAGGAATTTAATGCGCAGCAGCTTT TTGCAGCGCTGCAAGAGCACCTTGGTGGTGGCGGAGCACAATAATGATGCACTGAATCCCATAACCCTGAATACCATTTCGGCGGCTAAGAAGATCGGCGGTGATGTCACAGTTCTGGTGGCGGGCACCAAATGCGGATCC GTCTCGGAAGCAGTGGGCAAAGTTGAGGGCGTAAGCAAAGTTTTGGTTGCCGAAAATGCTGCCTTCAATGGCTTCACAGCTGAATCCTTGACCCCATTGGTCCTGGCCGCCCAATCTCAATTCAAATTCACCCATATTCTGGCTGGTGCTTCAgcatttggcaaaaatgtgTTGCCTCGCGTGGCCGCCAAATTGGATGTCTCACCCATTTCGGAAATCATCGATGTCAAGTCGGAGGACACTTTTGTGCGTACCATCTATGCGGGCAATGCCATCTTGACCCTGAAATCGAAAGATCCCGTCAAGGTTATCACGGTGCGTGGCACAAATTTCCCACCGGCCGCTACCACTGGCGGCAGTGGAGCCGTTGAGCAGGCTCCTGCTGGTGATTATGCCAGCTCATTGAGTGAATTCGTCTCCCAAGAGTTAACCAAATCCGATCGTCCTGAATTGACGGGAGCTAAGGTTATTGTGTCGGGCGGACGTGGTCTCAAGTCTGGCGACAATTTCAAACTCCTCTACGATCTGGCTGATAAATTTGGCGCTGCTGTCGGTGCCTCCCGTGCAGCTGTTGATGCTGGCTTTGTGCCAAACGATCTGCAAATCGGACAAACTGGCAAAATTGTTGCCCCTGAACTGTACATTGCTGTGGGCATTTCGGGTGCCATTCAGCATTTGGCCGGCATGAAGGACTCCAAGACCATTGTGGCCATCAATAAGGATCCAGAGGCTCCCATTTTCCAAGTTGCCGATATCGGTCTTGTGGCTGATCTCTTCAAGGCTGTTCCCGAACTAACCGGAAAGTTGTAA
- the LOC6646275 gene encoding uncharacterized protein LOC6646275 yields the protein MNSTMLKMVLGNAPGDFSNYHVGLSPPALVYGLQPAPAPVPAPLPPPTPAPVAPVAATTEFSLPEIIENRSVKFQGSSQGHGNFIPLNQLYGPPSVGEQPSYESPKPSDGYYYAPPSTAGTSTTTPQPIIVQDPGEYNDVEQNPPGYDYHAPAPVAPQRPSTPAPVYLPPGEILPEQTQQVRLRLKDMRCLPGAYFRAVLKLDSFLGAAPIMDNDHDEDDDHCELKLSRSFLLLDIPGADFERCGVKSCGQDLCLRLRFPTIRGLRTAGDSILTLHCKSQERVAVKTHALKMGVSNDVQARSVGNYAHGGNQNAFRTHVELLRRGTNGYTRHLESNGAVQLGEELLLRAHVLAGDGWNYTKLSDVQLQRISPSGEILNNAQLISSRGCLNPAMQSICSHAPIFEPPLGQRLHFKAVMFPGMRSGDILVMSMRMTGCLEREDCQVKAQDCLAQRRRRNASNGTEISELSHLTFRVIMPNRALVTTAEDDLTSVVLENPEIIETSKTLALIGSLGFIVLLLGVAIVALYKFGK from the exons ATGAACTCCACAATGCTGAAGATGGTGCTGGGAAATG CGCCAGGAGATTTTAGCAACTATCATGTGGGACTATCGCCACCTGCTTTGGTTTATGGACTACAACCCGCCCCTGCTCCAGTTCCAGCTCCACTTCCCCCACCAACTCCAGCTCCTGTAGCACCAGTGGCAGCCACTACAGAGTTTAGTCTGCCCGAAATCATAGAGAATCGCAGTGTCAAGTTTCAGGGATCATCACAAGGACATGGTAATTTTATACCTCTAAACCAACTTTATGGGCCACCCAGTGTGGGGGAGCAGCCTAGCTATGAAAGTCCCAAGCCGAG TGATGGTTACTACTATGCACCCCCTTCAACTGCTGGGACAAGCACAACCACACCACAACCTATTATAGTACAAGATCCTGGAGAGTATAATGATGTGGAACAGAATCCCCCAGGCTATGATTATCATGCACCTGCTCCAGTCGCACCTCAGAGACCTTCCACCCCTGCTCCTGTCTATTTGCCACCTGGCGAAATTCTTCCCGAACAGACCCAACAAGTTCGTCTGCGTCTGAAGGACATGCGTTGCCTTCCTGGGGCTTACTTTCGTGCGGTTCTTAAGCTAGATAGCTTTCTGGGAGCTGCCCCTATAATGGATAATGATCATGACGAGGACGATGATCACTGCGAATTGAAACTCTCTCGCAGCTTTCTTCTCCTGGACATACCAGGCGCTGATTTTGAACGCTGTGGCGTAAAATCCTGCGGTCAGGATTTGTGTTTGCGGCTAAGATTTCCAACCATACGCGGTCTGAGAACTGCAGGAGATTCCATTCTAACCCTGCACTGCAAATCCCAAGAGCGAGTGGCCGTTAAGACACATGCCCTGAAAATGGGAGTCTCGAATGATGT GCAAGCTCGAAGTGTGGGCAACTATGCTCATGGCGGCAATCAGAATGCCTTTCGCACCCATGTGGAGCTATTGAGACGTGGCACTAATGGCTATACCCGACACTTGGAAAGCAATGGAGCTGTTCAATTGGGTGAGGAGTTGCTACTTAGAGCACATGTTCTAGCTGGTGATG GCTGGAACTACACCAAACTAAGTGATGTCCAGTTGCAGAGGATTTCCCCTAGCGGTGAAATTCTTAACAATGCCCAATTGATTAGCTCTCGTGGTTGTCTTAATCCCGCCATGCAGAGCATATGCTCGCATGCTCCAATCTTTGAGCCACCATTGGGTCAAAGACTTCATTTCAAGGCAGTAATGTTTCCTGGCATGCGTAGTGGCGATATTCTAGTGATGTCGATGCGTATGACGGGTTGTTTGGAACGCGAGGATTGTCAGGTGAAAGCGCAGGATTGCTTAGCCCAACGACGAAGACGGAATGCTAGCAATGGAACAGAAATCTCTGAGTTATCTCATCTAACTTTTCGGGTTATAATGCCGAATAGAGCTTTAGTTACAACGGCGGAAGATGATCTGACTAGTGTGGTTTTGGAAAATCCTGAAATCATAGAAACGTCCAAAACTTTGGCTCTAATTGGGAGCTTAGGTTTCATAGTTCTACTACTTGGAGTGGCCATTGTGGCTTTGTATAAATTTGGAAAATAA
- the LOC6646274 gene encoding bcl-2-related ovarian killer protein isoform X1 — MFPLGGYFQMPGTSYPTNNDNFSNGFPMATTQSERLLQAQNRRKFSFPATLHSASLLEVGQRDVTATRRRLSNVSDVVTRKLSYTIGWKAAQIPAQDIITQGRCLCGHYIKRRLRRSGLFNKKLGFQRIRSIMGSTSMGVVRDVFPAVQVLGDELERMHPRVYNGVARQICRNPGGEFQSSDAVSLLIGAVGRELFRVDITWSKVISLFAIAGGLSVDCVRQGHPEYLPKLMESVSEVIEDELVPWINDNGGWSGINTHVLPTTNSLNPLEWTTLIIGVVFGFILIFMFLRFIISTLIPKIYQRFTS, encoded by the exons ATGTTTCCTTTAGGTGGATACTTCCAAATGCCTGGCACTTCGTATCCCACAAATAATGATAATTTCAGCAACGGTTTTCCCATGGCCACCACTCAAAGTGAACGATTGCTGCAGGCTCAGAATCGTAGGAAATTCAGTTTTCCGGCTACCCTACATTCCGCATCGCTTCTGGAGGTGGGCCAAAGGGATGTCACAGCGACGCGGCGTCGTCTGAGCAATGTCAGTGATGTGGTCACAAGGAAACTATCCTATACCATTGGCTGGAAGGCGGCACAAATTCCAGCCCAGGATATCATAACTCAG GGACGTTGTCTTTGTGGCCATTATATCAAGAGGCGTTTAAGACGCTCGGGTTTGTTTAATAAGAAATTGGGTTTCCAGCGTATTAGAAGTATTATGGGTTCCACATCAATGGGCGTGGTACGTGATGTCTTTCCAGCTGTTCAAGTG TTGGGTGATGAGCTGGAGCGTATGCATCCTCGTGTCTATAATGGTGTGGCCAGGCAAATCTGTCGCAATCCTGGTGGTGAATTTCAAAGTTCTGATGCTGTTAGCCTGTTAATAGGCGCCGTGGGTCGAGAACTATTTCGCGTTGATATCACCTGGAGCAAGGTCATCTCTTTATTTGCCATTGCCGGTGGTCTATCGGTGGACTGTGTTCGTCAAGGGCATCCGGAATATTTGCCCAAACTAATGGAGAGTGTATCCGAGGTCATCGAAGATGAGCTAGTACCCTGGATCAATGATAATGGTGGTTGG AGCGGCATCAATACCCATGTCTTACCCACAACCAACAGTCTCAATCCTTTAGAATGGACCACATTAATAATTGGtgtggtttttggttttattttaattttcatgttCTTACGTTTCATTATAAGCACGCTAATACCCAAAATATATCAACGATTCACAAGTTGA
- the LOC6646123 gene encoding Na(+)/H(+) exchange regulatory cofactor NHE-RF1 isoform X2, whose protein sequence is MSSSPKTPTPPTLPPGVTKVCHIVKRPDFDGYGFNLHSEKVKPGQFIGKVDAKSPAEAAGLKEGDRILEVNSVSIGNETHKQVVARIKAIANEVRLLLIDVDGKAPVPQDAMTTSSPVSTPTTPPPPPSAVSVNGNGNRSPSAYEGTKQEMPGASANISSISMVSTKRSSNASSIQSGSTMNANDMDVVDRAMPIAVPPPVVPSSPQNGNKPPSSPINNNTLMATPPPPPSATTNMMNNGNGTVYSNTNGNGTSAGTPSPLPSPTSASAAANVNRAGSLNLPLTAAEMRAKLASKKKYDPKNESVDLKKKFEIIQKL, encoded by the coding sequence ATGTCCAGTTCACCCAAAACGCCAACGCCACCCACATTGCCGCCGGGAGTGACGAAAGTGTGTCACATTGTCAAGCGACCCGATTTCGATGGCTATGGCTTCAATTTGCATTCGGAGAAAGTGAAACCTGGACAATTTATAGGCAAAGTTGACGCCAAATCGCCAGCTGAAGCAGCAGGCCTTAAAGAGGGTGACCGCATCCTCGAGGTGAACAGTGTTTCCATTGGCAATGAGACGCACAAACAAGTGGTGGCTCGTATTAAGGCCATTGCGAATGAAGTGCGTTTGCTGCTGATCGATGTTGATGGCAAGGCTCCTGTGCCACAGGACGCAATGACGACGTCATCGCCCGTGTCCACACCAACaactccaccaccaccaccatcggCAGTCAGTGTGAATGGTAATGGAAATCGATCGCCATCGGCCTATGAGGGTACCAAACAAGAGATGCCCGGTGCCAGTGCCAATATAAGTAGCATTAGCATGGTCAGTACCAAACGATCATCGAATGCCAGTAGCATTCAAAGTGGCAGCACTATGAATGCCAACGATATGGATGTGGTCGACAGAGCCATGCCCATTGCAGTGCCACCGCCCGTTGTTCCATCCAGTCCGCAAAATGGCAACAAGCCCCCCTCATCGCCCATCAATAATAATACATTGATGGCCACGCCACCGCCGCCTCCATCGGCCACCACAAACATGATGAACAATGGCAATGGCACGGTCTATAGCAACACAAATGGTAATGGTACCTCCGCAGGGACACCATCGCCATTGCCATCACCGACATCCGCATCCGCAGCAGCTAATGTTAACCGAGCGGGTAGCCTGAATTTGCCTTTAACAGCCGCCGAAATGCGGGCGAAATTGGCATCGAAAAAGAAATATGATCCCAAAAATGAGAGTGTGGATCTTAAGAAGAAAttcgaaattatacaaaaactcTGA